A genomic segment from Echeneis naucrates chromosome 20, fEcheNa1.1, whole genome shotgun sequence encodes:
- the socs6a gene encoding suppressor of cytokine signaling 6, with product MKKISLKTIRKSLSIKGKEEGDFVMLQQPSVTTEFSKEESLFGGCYTKELSGCDLGGEDDKGGQSKGRSKSESLMGSLKRRLSAKQKAKVKGGSPAIGSVDDEDTFSSSSVPISFNEVKAQRPLRSASLRSHHYSPSPWPLRSVNSDDSCIKMEVKVKAMVHSPRPSPSLNGVRKEFHDFQMEGLFQDQAESLKNLQQPQNGELHLNIDENDVPVVLGLTPQDYIQYTMPLDEGMYPEGSHSFCLDSSSPMEVVNEADNGSLHTDQGQDEHELVSGLPPDLFMETSVNSLLIGSAGVMLQSSRVEVPPPLSPLLPPMASNGHIPRTFSGFSSSDSQVAERVRHHLNFDPNSAPGVSRVYDSVQSSGPMVVTSLTEELKKLARQGWYWGPITRWEAEEKLVNLADGSFLVRDSSDDRYLLSLSFRSQGKTLHTRIEHSNGRFSFYEQPDVEGHTSIVDLIEHSIKDSENGAFCYSRSRLPGSATYPVRLTNPVSRFMQVRSLQYLCRFVIRQYTRIDLIQKLPLPNKMKDYLQEKHY from the coding sequence ATGAAGAAGATAAGCCTTAAGACCATTCGCAAGTCCCTAAGCATAAAGGGCAAAGAGGAGGGTGACTTTGTCATGCTCCAGCAGCCCTCAGTGACTACAGAGTTTTCTAAGGAAGAGTCACTTTTTGGGGGCTGCTACACCAAAGAGCTCTCTGGCTGTGACCTTGGTGGCGAAGACGACAAAGGGGGCCAGAGTAAAGGCCGATCAAAGAGTGAAAGTCTGATGGGATCGCTAAAGAGGAGGCTGTCTGCcaagcaaaaagcaaaagtcAAAGGAGGCTCCCCTGCTATAGGCTCTGTGGATGACGAGGACACCTTCTCATCGTCTTCAGTACCTATCAGCTTCAATGAAGTGAAGGCCCAGAGACCCCTTAGATCTGCATCATTACGAAGTCACCATTATAGCCCCTCCCCGTGGCCTCTGCGATCAGTTAACTCTGATGATTCCTGTATTAAGATGGAAGTGAAAGTTAAAGCCATGGTTCACTCACCTAGACCCAGTCCCAGCTTAAACGGTGTCCGTAAAGAATTTCATGATTTTCAGATGGAAGGGCTCTTTCAGGACCAAGCAGAATCTTTAAAGAATCTCCAGCAACCACAAAATGGTGAGCTGCATCTAAATATTGATGAAAATGATGTGCCTGTGGTGCTGGGGTTGACACCCCAGGACTACATCCAGTACACAATGCCTTTAGATGAGGGAATGTACCCAGAAGGGTCCCACTCTTTCTGCCTGGACAGCTCATCTCCTATGGAGGTGGTGAATGAAGCAGATAATGGGTCCCTCCACACAGACCAGGGACAAGATGAGCATGAACTGGTTAGTGGATTGCCTCCGGATCTCTTCATGGAAACCTCAGTTAATAGTCTTCTCATTGGTTCTGCTGGTGTAATGCTCCAAAGCTCTAGAGTCGAGGTCCCACCTCCGCTCTCTCCACTCCTGCCACCCATGGCAAGTAATGGACATATCCCAAGGACTTTTTCGGGGTTCAGCTCTTCAGACAGCCAGGTGGCTGAGAGAGTAAGACATCACCTCAACTTTGACCCGAATTCAGCTCCTGGGGTCAGTCGGGTATATGACTCGGTCCAGAGCAGTGGACCAATGGTTGTGACTAGCCTGACGGAGGAGCTGAAGAAGCTGGCAAGGCAGGGTTGGTACTGGGGCCCCATCACACGCTgggaagcagaggaaaagcTTGTCAACTTGGCTGATGGTTCATTCCTGGTCCGAGACAGCTCAGACGACAGGTACCTGCTCAGCCTGAGTTTCAGGTCGCAAGGCAAAACCCTCCATACCCGCATCGAACACTCCAATGGACGCTTCAGCTTCTACGAGCAGCCTGATGTGGAGGGGCACACGTCCATTGTTGACTTAATTGAACACTCTATCAAAGACTCAGAGAATGGAGCTTTTTGTTATTCCAGGTCTCGCTTGCCAGGGTCTGCAACCTACCCTGTCAGACTAACCAACCCAGTATCTCGGTTTATGCAAGTGCGCTCCCTGCAGTATCTTTGTCGCTTTGTCATTAGACAATACACTAGAATAGACCTGATCCAGAAACTGCCGTTACCTAACAAGATGAAAGATTATCTGCAGGAGAAGCACTACTGA